One Epidermidibacterium keratini DNA segment encodes these proteins:
- a CDS encoding bifunctional phosphatase PAP2/diacylglycerol kinase family protein yields MFQSVAHLDDVVYRRLARSHSKTLDTTMPALSRAADYSRLWMAIAAGMHAYGGRRSRRAAVRGVASIAATSLVTNQVFKRIRWRNRPDHSLVPILRAAERMPTSSSFPSGHSASAAAFATSVAMENLPAGVAVGLLAGGVGVSRVATGAHYPSDVVCGFAIGAAVAAIGAKVVPPVAPVLDESQQPTQFDLPELPDGEGLAVIANDRSGVDQENTVVDQIREALPKARILTFGEGEDLVEIADKAAKDAVALGACGGDGTIVAVAEVAMKHDLPLAVFPGGTFNHFAKDSRILSMDDAFEAVRGARGTKVDVATLNDEIFLNTASIGTYPEFVTEREKLQRRLGKRIAAVVAAWRVYRAAPRVDMKVDGRPVTAALFFVGNGEYLPRDFAPAMRADLSDGLLDVRILKSDKRGKRPRLAWATLTGTLERSGIYERMAVSKLDVQISGNKILISRDGEVDPPVNHIRFGVLPDALTIYQPDSPTL; encoded by the coding sequence GTGTTTCAGTCCGTCGCGCATCTTGACGACGTCGTCTATCGACGCCTCGCGCGCTCGCACAGCAAAACGCTCGACACGACGATGCCGGCATTGTCGCGCGCTGCCGACTACTCGAGGCTCTGGATGGCCATCGCGGCAGGCATGCACGCATACGGCGGTCGGCGCTCCAGGCGCGCGGCGGTCCGCGGTGTCGCGTCCATCGCGGCGACGTCGTTGGTGACCAACCAGGTGTTCAAGCGGATCCGGTGGCGCAACCGTCCGGACCACTCGCTCGTGCCGATCCTCCGTGCAGCGGAGCGTATGCCGACCTCGTCGTCGTTCCCGTCGGGGCACTCAGCAAGTGCGGCCGCGTTTGCCACCTCGGTCGCGATGGAGAACCTGCCCGCTGGCGTGGCGGTCGGCCTACTCGCCGGCGGTGTCGGGGTCTCTCGGGTTGCCACCGGTGCCCACTATCCCTCGGATGTTGTGTGCGGCTTCGCGATTGGCGCCGCCGTCGCGGCGATCGGCGCGAAGGTCGTCCCGCCGGTCGCACCCGTTCTGGATGAGTCGCAGCAGCCAACCCAGTTCGACCTCCCCGAGCTGCCCGATGGTGAGGGGCTCGCGGTCATCGCCAATGACCGGTCCGGGGTCGACCAGGAGAACACCGTTGTCGACCAGATCCGCGAGGCGCTGCCGAAGGCCCGAATCCTTACCTTCGGTGAAGGCGAGGATCTCGTCGAGATCGCCGACAAGGCAGCAAAAGATGCCGTCGCGCTCGGTGCGTGCGGCGGCGACGGGACAATCGTCGCGGTCGCCGAGGTCGCCATGAAACACGATCTTCCGTTGGCCGTATTTCCGGGTGGCACGTTCAACCACTTTGCCAAGGACTCACGGATCCTGTCGATGGATGACGCCTTCGAGGCCGTACGCGGGGCGCGCGGCACCAAGGTCGATGTCGCCACGCTGAACGACGAGATCTTCCTGAACACCGCGAGCATCGGCACCTACCCCGAGTTCGTCACCGAACGCGAAAAACTCCAGCGACGTCTGGGAAAACGCATCGCCGCCGTGGTCGCGGCCTGGCGGGTCTATCGCGCCGCGCCGCGCGTCGACATGAAGGTCGACGGGCGGCCGGTGACGGCTGCGCTTTTCTTCGTCGGCAACGGTGAATACCTGCCGCGTGACTTCGCCCCCGCCATGCGCGCGGACCTGTCCGACGGCCTGCTCGACGTGCGCATCCTGAAGTCTGACAAGCGCGGCAAACGTCCGAGGCTGGCGTGGGCCACGCTCACTGGAACCTTGGAACGCAGCGGAATCTACGAGCGTATGGCGGTCAGCAAGCTCGACGTCCAGATCAGCGGCAACAAGATCTTGATCTCGCGCGATGGTGAGGTCGATCCGCCGGTCAACCACATCCGGTTCGGCGTACTCCCGGACGCGCTCACCATCTACCAGCCGGACTCGCCGACGCTCTAA
- a CDS encoding helix-turn-helix transcriptional regulator codes for MSDNHLGDFLRLRRERVDPRDAGLRTLGHRRTPGLRREEVASLAGVSVEYLIRLERGRDRNPSPQVIAALADALRLDEQATAHLRALCSPEPVAPPEEFAIDPTVLRTLQATAYPAMIASRFFDLLALNESGAALYDGWDIPLGTNLAEHLFLHPRAEEIYLNREELAAETVGNLRQQSGLDPSHERLTDLIGRLSIGSQLFARLWALGDVHAKTVGRKQLRHPSLGELDLLWTTLTVAAAPSQMVVVYQGEPGSDTERALASLTGSDREFATQSAIATASPTPRIARSIQPTAGQAPARQALPAAVPNTDDPR; via the coding sequence ATGTCCGATAACCATCTCGGAGACTTCCTGCGGCTACGGCGCGAGCGCGTCGACCCGCGCGATGCCGGGCTTCGCACCCTGGGGCATCGGCGTACGCCGGGACTGCGCCGCGAGGAGGTCGCGAGCCTGGCCGGCGTGAGCGTCGAATATCTCATCCGTCTCGAACGCGGCCGTGACCGCAACCCTTCGCCGCAGGTCATCGCCGCGCTGGCCGACGCGCTGCGGCTGGACGAGCAGGCCACCGCGCACCTGCGGGCGCTGTGCTCACCGGAGCCGGTCGCGCCACCGGAGGAGTTCGCGATCGACCCGACCGTCCTGCGCACGCTGCAGGCAACGGCGTACCCGGCGATGATCGCGTCGCGATTCTTTGACCTGCTGGCTCTCAATGAGTCAGGTGCCGCGCTGTACGACGGGTGGGACATCCCCCTCGGGACCAACCTCGCGGAGCACCTGTTCCTGCACCCGCGCGCGGAGGAGATCTACCTCAACCGCGAGGAGCTTGCCGCTGAGACGGTCGGAAACCTGCGCCAGCAAAGCGGTCTTGACCCCTCGCACGAGCGGCTGACCGATCTCATCGGACGGCTCAGCATCGGCAGCCAGCTCTTTGCCCGCCTGTGGGCGCTCGGTGATGTGCACGCCAAGACGGTCGGCCGCAAGCAGCTGCGCCATCCCAGCCTGGGCGAGCTCGACCTGCTGTGGACAACGCTCACTGTGGCCGCGGCGCCGAGCCAGATGGTGGTCGTCTATCAGGGCGAGCCGGGCTCGGACACCGAGCGGGCCCTTGCCTCGCTGACCGGCTCGGACCGCGAGTTCGCGACCCAGAGCGCTATCGCGACGGCGAGCCCGACGCCGAGGATCGCCAGGTCCATCCAACCCACGGCAGGCCAGGCCCCGGCGCGCCAGGCGCTGCCGGCCGCCGTGCCGAATACCGACGACCCGAGGTAG
- a CDS encoding LLM class flavin-dependent oxidoreductase has product MTNRTMLLNAFAMACVGHQSAGLWTRDDDDSTDYAKLEHWLELARLLERGGFHSLFLADVLGTYDVYGGTRDAAVRSAIQVPVNDPILAISAMAGVTDHLGFGVTVTTTYEQPYSLARRMTTLDHLSNGRIGWNVVTGYLDSAAKNLGFTAQIPHDERYDIADEYLDVCYKLWEHSWEDDAVVRDRASGTYAHPDKVHDIAHEGRYFTVPGAFLCEPSPQRTPVIFQAGASPRGRQFAATHAEAVFVIGPSPQAIRRTVDAIRAEVEAAGRDPRSVKIIAGLTAIVRPTDEEATALLADYRESASLEGALALFGGWTGVDLAGQAPDAPLVHITTDANRSALDSFTRDADHDWTVEELARFISIGGRGPVIAGSPATVADTLQQWQQIADVDGFNFMYVTMPGTFADLVEHLVPELQARGLVAAPPGTPRSLRERLGTSDSPRLSPSHRARQLTIR; this is encoded by the coding sequence ATGACCAACCGGACGATGCTGCTCAACGCCTTTGCCATGGCCTGTGTCGGCCACCAGTCGGCCGGGCTGTGGACCCGCGACGACGACGACAGCACTGACTACGCAAAGCTCGAGCACTGGCTCGAGCTCGCCCGACTGCTCGAGCGCGGCGGCTTCCACTCACTGTTTCTCGCCGACGTACTCGGCACCTATGACGTGTACGGCGGCACCCGCGATGCGGCGGTGCGCTCTGCCATCCAGGTGCCCGTGAATGACCCGATCCTTGCTATATCCGCGATGGCAGGCGTCACCGATCATCTCGGGTTCGGCGTCACGGTCACGACGACGTACGAGCAGCCCTACTCGCTCGCGCGCCGGATGACGACGCTCGACCATCTGAGCAACGGTCGGATCGGCTGGAACGTCGTCACCGGATATCTCGACTCCGCGGCCAAGAACCTCGGCTTCACCGCGCAGATCCCGCACGACGAGCGATACGACATCGCCGATGAGTATCTCGATGTCTGCTACAAGCTGTGGGAGCACTCGTGGGAGGACGACGCGGTGGTGCGTGACCGCGCGTCGGGCACCTACGCGCACCCGGACAAGGTGCACGACATTGCCCACGAGGGTCGCTACTTCACCGTGCCTGGGGCGTTCTTGTGCGAGCCGTCGCCGCAGCGTACGCCGGTCATCTTCCAGGCGGGTGCCTCGCCGCGTGGGCGGCAGTTCGCCGCCACCCACGCGGAAGCGGTGTTCGTCATCGGCCCTAGCCCGCAGGCGATCCGGCGTACCGTCGACGCGATCCGCGCAGAGGTCGAGGCCGCCGGTCGCGATCCGCGGTCGGTCAAGATCATCGCCGGCCTCACCGCGATCGTGCGGCCGACCGACGAAGAAGCGACCGCGCTGCTGGCCGACTACCGCGAGTCGGCAAGCCTCGAAGGCGCGCTTGCGCTCTTTGGCGGGTGGACCGGTGTGGATCTCGCGGGACAGGCGCCGGACGCTCCGCTCGTGCACATCACCACCGACGCCAACCGGTCGGCGCTTGACTCCTTCACGCGCGACGCCGACCACGACTGGACCGTCGAGGAGCTCGCCCGGTTTATCAGCATCGGCGGGCGCGGCCCGGTGATTGCCGGCTCACCAGCGACCGTCGCCGACACGCTGCAGCAGTGGCAGCAGATCGCCGACGTCGATGGCTTCAACTTCATGTACGTCACGATGCCGGGCACGTTCGCCGATCTCGTCGAGCATCTTGTCCCAGAGCTGCAGGCCAGGGGGCTGGTCGCAGCGCCGCCGGGTACGCCGCGCAGCCTGCGCGAGCGGCTTGGCACCTCCGACAGCCCGCGCCTGTCGCCATCGCACCGCGCCCGCCAGCTCACCATCAGGTAG
- a CDS encoding SDR family oxidoreductase yields the protein MTTHTHDLSNRVGIVTGAGTGIGAATATALSAGGAKVALLGRRLEPLVEQARRIDGLAVAADVSDSGQLAAAFDQAREAHGPADLVVANAGQMLPATFATADPDEWRRMLDVNVLGLAETGRLAIPDLLKAAADGRPADLVLISSIGAHLTIDKYAVYMASKAAVSHLSRGLRQELGPQGVRVRAIEPGMTATDLGSDMGDQAARDELAEFREQVPPISPELIAEAIAWSCALPADTNASVVEVLPTIQG from the coding sequence ATGACAACTCATACCCACGACCTCAGCAACCGCGTCGGCATCGTGACCGGCGCCGGAACCGGAATCGGCGCGGCGACCGCGACGGCACTCAGCGCAGGCGGAGCGAAGGTCGCGCTGCTCGGCCGACGCCTCGAGCCGCTCGTGGAGCAGGCGCGGCGGATCGATGGCCTCGCTGTCGCCGCCGACGTCAGCGACAGCGGACAGCTGGCTGCCGCTTTTGACCAAGCGCGCGAGGCACATGGCCCGGCGGACCTTGTCGTGGCCAACGCCGGTCAGATGCTGCCCGCCACGTTTGCGACCGCTGACCCCGACGAGTGGCGCCGGATGCTCGATGTCAACGTCCTCGGTCTCGCCGAGACGGGCCGGCTGGCGATTCCCGACCTGCTCAAAGCGGCCGCCGACGGCCGGCCCGCCGATCTGGTGCTGATCAGCTCGATCGGCGCACACCTGACGATCGACAAGTACGCCGTCTACATGGCAAGCAAAGCGGCAGTTTCCCACCTTTCGCGCGGGCTGCGCCAGGAGCTCGGTCCGCAGGGTGTCCGGGTGCGGGCGATCGAGCCGGGCATGACGGCCACGGACCTCGGCAGCGACATGGGCGATCAGGCCGCCCGAGATGAGCTCGCGGAGTTTCGCGAGCAGGTGCCGCCCATCTCGCCGGAGCTGATCGCCGAGGCGATCGCGTGGTCGTGCGCGCTGCCGGCAGATACCAACGCCAGCGTGGTCGAGGTGCTGCCGACGATCCAGGGGTGA
- a CDS encoding response regulator transcription factor: MNSPASRPELRRPDGEPPRVLVVDDENTLSELLAMALRYEGWDVRTAGTGTDAVRIARDFRPDTVVLDIMLPDFDGLEVLRRMRADNHTIPVLFLTAKDAVEDRIAGLTAGGDDYVTKPFSLEEVVARLRSLLRRSTMAAAESDSLLVVGDLTLDEDSHEVRRGGDEISLTATEFELLRYLMRNRKRVLSKAQILDRVWNYDFGGQANVVELYISYLRKKIDAGRAPMIHTMRGAGYVLKPAE; the protein is encoded by the coding sequence ATGAACAGCCCTGCGTCGAGACCGGAGCTCCGCCGCCCCGACGGTGAGCCCCCACGTGTCCTGGTGGTCGACGACGAGAACACTCTCTCCGAGCTGCTCGCGATGGCATTGCGCTACGAGGGCTGGGATGTGCGCACGGCAGGTACCGGCACCGACGCGGTCCGGATCGCGCGCGACTTCCGCCCCGACACCGTCGTACTCGACATCATGCTGCCGGACTTTGACGGCCTTGAGGTGCTGCGGCGCATGCGTGCCGACAACCACACGATCCCGGTGCTCTTCTTAACCGCCAAGGACGCCGTCGAAGACCGGATCGCGGGCCTGACGGCAGGCGGCGACGACTACGTGACCAAGCCGTTTAGCCTCGAAGAGGTCGTCGCGCGGCTGCGCTCGCTGCTGCGCCGCTCGACGATGGCTGCTGCGGAGTCCGACTCGCTGCTCGTGGTCGGTGACCTGACGCTGGACGAAGATAGCCACGAGGTACGCCGCGGTGGCGACGAGATCTCTTTGACCGCAACGGAGTTCGAGCTGCTGCGCTATCTGATGCGCAACCGTAAGCGCGTGCTCAGCAAGGCGCAGATCCTCGACCGCGTGTGGAACTACGACTTCGGCGGGCAGGCCAACGTCGTCGAGCTCTACATCTCCTACCTGCGCAAGAAGATCGACGCCGGTCGTGCGCCGATGATCCATACCATGCGCGGTGCGGGCTACGTCCTGAAACCTGCTGAGTAG
- a CDS encoding HpcH/HpaI aldolase/citrate lyase family protein, translating to MREIAQARTLLFVPGTRPDRFAKAAASGADGIICDLEDAVAPDDKDTARKSVISAIAQTPGIVRINSAETPWYADDLAAVAAHDDVTGVLLPKADDPEVVAATAEALGGRPLLLLIESARGIRDIDTIAQVPGVSRLIFGNLDYALDAGVTVRSDDEDELLVARSRVVIASRAADLPAPLDGVIADIDNDDLLRRRTTRALDLGFGGRVCIHPRQIDIVHDAVRPSDDEIAWAQRIVETASASAGAAVKVDGQMVDRPVLVRAERIIERA from the coding sequence ATGAGGGAGATCGCGCAGGCGCGCACGTTGCTGTTTGTCCCGGGCACCCGACCGGACCGGTTTGCCAAGGCCGCGGCGTCAGGCGCCGACGGCATCATCTGCGACCTCGAAGACGCCGTTGCGCCGGACGACAAGGACACCGCACGCAAGTCGGTGATATCGGCGATCGCCCAGACGCCCGGCATCGTGCGGATCAACTCTGCCGAAACCCCTTGGTACGCCGATGATCTCGCCGCGGTCGCCGCACACGACGATGTCACCGGGGTGCTGCTACCCAAGGCCGATGACCCGGAGGTCGTGGCGGCCACCGCCGAGGCGCTGGGCGGCAGACCGCTGCTGCTGCTGATCGAGTCCGCCCGGGGGATCCGCGACATTGACACGATCGCGCAGGTGCCCGGCGTCAGCCGGCTGATCTTCGGCAACCTCGACTACGCGCTCGATGCCGGTGTCACGGTGCGCAGCGACGACGAGGACGAGCTGCTTGTCGCCCGCTCACGGGTTGTCATCGCCAGCCGCGCCGCCGACCTTCCTGCCCCGCTGGACGGCGTCATCGCCGACATCGACAACGACGACCTGCTGCGTCGGCGTACCACTCGTGCGCTGGACCTCGGCTTCGGCGGGCGCGTCTGCATCCATCCTCGGCAGATCGACATCGTGCACGACGCGGTGCGGCCGAGCGACGACGAGATCGCCTGGGCGCAAAGGATTGTTGAGACAGCAAGCGCGAGTGCCGGCGCGGCGGTCAAGGTCGATGGGCAGATGGTCGACCGGCCCGTCCTCGTGCGCGCGGAACGGATCATCGAGCGGGCATGA
- a CDS encoding sensor histidine kinase: protein MRRRLVLSVTGLILIASIAIGIALPLILRDFLISQVDTQLNDTVKRATSYGTDPDDSGAYGSPKGLVQPGQSVGTLAAFSDGTYLTACAYLNKDGKPSGCTPDMIAAIGQLWVSDEPKTVHLSNLGDYRVTTVKTSDGIFVAGLPMKDTNETVSRLIVIEVTVLGAVLVIAAIATATMIDWTLRPLRRVASTAKRVSAMPLDKGEVDLAERVESKDANPGTEVGQVGAALNQLLDHVDNALDARHRSESQVRAFVADASHELRTPLAAIRGYAELTRRTRSEMTPDVAHALTRIESESERMTALVQDLLLLARLDSGRPLRREPVDLAPLIIDAVSDAQAAGPAYQWDIDLPDETVEVTGDASRLHQVLANLLSNARTHTPEGTTVTTSLSRTPDGTGAVIEVTDDGPGIPQALQTQVFDRFARGDSSRSREKGSTGLGLAIVQAVVASHGGRVAVNSVPGRTSFRVTLPIDRRVGP, encoded by the coding sequence TTGCGACGTCGCCTCGTCCTCTCCGTTACCGGGCTCATCCTCATCGCCAGCATCGCTATCGGGATCGCGCTCCCGCTGATCCTCCGTGACTTCCTGATCAGCCAGGTCGACACGCAGCTCAACGACACCGTGAAGCGCGCCACGAGCTACGGCACCGACCCCGACGACTCAGGCGCCTACGGATCACCCAAAGGCCTGGTGCAGCCGGGGCAGTCGGTCGGCACCCTCGCTGCCTTCAGCGACGGCACCTACCTCACCGCGTGCGCCTATCTGAACAAGGACGGCAAGCCCTCAGGGTGTACGCCGGACATGATCGCGGCGATCGGTCAGCTGTGGGTGAGCGACGAGCCGAAGACCGTGCACCTGTCAAACCTCGGCGACTACCGCGTCACCACGGTCAAAACCTCCGACGGCATTTTTGTGGCCGGGTTACCGATGAAGGACACCAACGAGACGGTGAGCCGCCTGATCGTCATCGAGGTGACCGTGTTGGGCGCCGTACTCGTCATTGCGGCCATCGCGACCGCGACGATGATCGACTGGACCCTGCGCCCGCTGCGGCGGGTGGCCTCGACCGCGAAGCGGGTCAGCGCGATGCCGCTCGACAAAGGCGAGGTCGACCTTGCGGAGCGGGTCGAGTCGAAGGACGCCAACCCGGGCACGGAGGTCGGTCAGGTCGGCGCCGCGCTCAACCAGCTGCTCGATCACGTCGACAACGCGCTCGATGCCCGGCACCGCAGCGAATCTCAGGTGCGCGCGTTTGTCGCCGACGCCAGCCACGAGCTGCGCACTCCGCTTGCCGCGATCCGCGGGTACGCCGAGCTGACCCGGCGGACCCGGAGCGAGATGACACCCGATGTCGCCCATGCGCTGACCCGCATCGAGTCCGAGAGCGAGCGGATGACCGCGCTCGTGCAGGATCTGCTGCTGCTGGCGCGGCTCGACTCGGGGCGGCCACTGCGCCGTGAACCGGTCGACCTGGCGCCGCTGATCATCGACGCGGTCAGCGACGCCCAAGCCGCCGGTCCGGCGTACCAGTGGGATATCGACCTGCCCGACGAGACGGTCGAGGTCACCGGCGATGCGTCGCGGCTGCACCAGGTGCTCGCCAACCTGCTCTCCAACGCGCGCACGCACACTCCTGAAGGCACCACGGTGACGACGTCGCTGTCGCGTACGCCGGACGGTACCGGCGCGGTCATCGAGGTCACCGACGACGGGCCGGGCATCCCTCAGGCGCTGCAGACGCAGGTCTTTGACCGGTTCGCCCGCGGCGACTCCTCGCGCTCGCGCGAGAAGGGCAGCACGGGGCTCGGCCTGGCGATCGTGCAGGCTGTGGTCGCCTCGCATGGTGGACGCGTGGCGGTCAACAGCGTGCCCGGACGCACGAGCTTCCGGGTCACACTGCCCATCGACCGCCGCGTGGGTCCGTAG
- a CDS encoding DNA polymerase IV, giving the protein MTIDRPRPGVSQAPVPGLWMLHVDLDQFVAAVEIRRDPSLRGTPVIVGGSGDPQAARQVVATASYEARAVGVRSGMPLRTAYRKCPEAVFLPTDHAAYDAASAEVMEVLRSFGMPVEVWGWDEAFVGAQVDEPQPLARRMREEVLQRTGFGCAIGIGDTKERAKMATGFAKVRSKSGEAGTADGVYQLDASNWLDVMGERPAGELWGIGAKTAAKLAAHGIHTVIDLAASDHHELAGWFGPTIGPSLKLLGRGGRDVEIRTEPYVARSRGKQVTYPHDLNDPEEIRDAVLDLARQVRDEIASEGRIATHVGVTVRTSTFYTRTKTSKLSEPTTQIEPIRETALRVLGRFEVDRPVRLLGVRLDLLMPPE; this is encoded by the coding sequence ATGACGATCGACCGGCCTCGCCCCGGTGTCTCTCAGGCGCCGGTCCCGGGGCTGTGGATGCTGCACGTCGACCTCGACCAGTTCGTCGCGGCGGTCGAGATCCGCCGCGACCCGAGCCTGCGGGGTACGCCGGTGATCGTCGGCGGCTCAGGCGATCCGCAGGCCGCGAGGCAGGTCGTCGCGACCGCCTCCTACGAGGCCCGGGCCGTGGGGGTGCGCTCGGGAATGCCGCTTCGGACGGCGTACCGCAAGTGCCCTGAGGCGGTCTTCCTACCCACCGACCATGCGGCGTACGACGCGGCGTCTGCCGAGGTCATGGAAGTCCTCAGAAGTTTTGGGATGCCGGTCGAGGTCTGGGGTTGGGACGAGGCCTTCGTCGGAGCGCAGGTCGACGAACCGCAGCCGCTAGCGCGCCGAATGCGCGAAGAAGTGCTGCAGCGCACCGGGTTTGGCTGCGCTATCGGGATCGGTGACACCAAAGAGCGGGCCAAGATGGCGACCGGGTTTGCCAAGGTACGCAGCAAATCCGGGGAAGCCGGGACCGCAGATGGGGTCTACCAGCTCGATGCCAGCAACTGGCTCGACGTGATGGGCGAGCGTCCGGCGGGCGAGCTGTGGGGGATCGGCGCGAAAACCGCCGCCAAGCTCGCCGCCCATGGCATCCACACCGTCATCGACCTCGCCGCGTCCGATCACCACGAGCTCGCGGGGTGGTTCGGCCCGACGATCGGACCGAGCCTGAAGCTGCTCGGCCGCGGCGGTCGTGACGTCGAGATCCGGACCGAGCCGTACGTCGCCCGCTCTCGCGGGAAGCAGGTCACCTACCCCCACGACCTCAACGACCCCGAGGAGATCCGCGACGCCGTCCTCGATCTAGCGCGCCAGGTGCGCGATGAGATCGCCAGCGAAGGGCGCATCGCCACCCACGTCGGCGTGACCGTGCGGACGTCGACGTTCTACACGCGGACCAAGACCAGCAAGCTCAGCGAGCCGACAACACAGATCGAGCCGATCCGCGAGACCGCCTTGCGGGTGCTCGGCCGGTTTGAGGTCGACCGACCCGTGCGGCTGCTCGGCGTACGCCTCGACCTGCTGATGCCGCCGGAGTGA
- a CDS encoding MFS transporter → MSAPSLSPSTPPPVPTSRRRVALASFVGTAVEWYDFYLYGTASALILGPLFFPDASAAGGVLAAFATYAVGFLARPLGGALAGHLGDRIGRKAVLVGSLLVMGLSTTAIGLLPTYSTIGVAAPILLTTLRLLQGLSAGSEWGGAVLLAVEHAPARRRGLYGAFPQTGSAAGMILATSTYATVHGLLGTADFLAWGWRIPFLLSAVLVVIGLIVRLAVNDSAEFVALRARGETLRSPVREVLRSHWREVLYAVLMRLGQNAIYTLYTVFALTYIVSEVRSDGADLGLAATLIASVLGLASTPFWGWLSDRLGRRRVYIFGALFTAVFTAPAFALIDTGSGVLITLAFVLGINVGHDSQYGPQGAFFAELFPTNMRYSGASVGYAVGAVLGGGITPLVAATLLTTSGGDPWLVAGYLAVLSLLSALGAFLAPETRPSRDERSAELQEVSR, encoded by the coding sequence ATGTCTGCCCCATCCCTGTCCCCGTCCACCCCACCGCCCGTGCCGACAAGCCGCCGACGGGTCGCTCTCGCGTCGTTCGTCGGCACGGCCGTCGAGTGGTACGACTTCTATCTCTACGGCACCGCGTCGGCTCTGATCCTCGGGCCGCTGTTCTTCCCCGACGCATCTGCGGCTGGCGGCGTACTCGCGGCATTCGCGACGTACGCCGTGGGTTTCTTGGCCCGTCCACTCGGCGGCGCGCTCGCAGGTCACCTCGGCGATCGCATTGGCCGCAAGGCCGTGCTTGTCGGATCCCTGCTGGTCATGGGGCTGTCGACGACCGCAATCGGGCTGCTGCCGACGTACTCGACGATCGGTGTCGCAGCACCGATTCTGCTCACCACATTGCGGCTATTGCAGGGACTTTCGGCTGGCAGCGAGTGGGGCGGCGCGGTGCTGCTGGCCGTCGAGCACGCTCCCGCGCGGCGGCGCGGACTGTACGGCGCGTTCCCCCAGACCGGCTCGGCCGCCGGCATGATCCTCGCTACCTCGACCTACGCGACGGTGCACGGGCTGCTGGGCACCGCGGATTTCCTGGCGTGGGGCTGGCGCATCCCGTTCCTGCTGAGCGCCGTACTCGTCGTGATCGGCCTCATCGTGCGCCTGGCAGTCAACGACTCTGCCGAGTTCGTCGCGTTGCGCGCTCGCGGTGAGACGCTGCGCTCCCCCGTGCGTGAAGTGCTGCGCTCGCATTGGCGTGAGGTGCTCTACGCGGTGCTCATGCGGCTCGGCCAGAACGCCATCTACACGCTCTACACCGTCTTCGCGCTGACCTACATCGTCAGCGAGGTGCGCTCGGACGGCGCCGACCTCGGACTCGCCGCGACCTTGATCGCGTCCGTGTTGGGCTTGGCAAGTACGCCGTTCTGGGGCTGGCTGTCCGATCGCCTCGGCCGCCGCCGGGTCTATATCTTCGGCGCGCTCTTCACCGCCGTCTTCACCGCACCGGCCTTCGCGCTGATCGACACCGGGTCCGGCGTACTCATCACACTCGCGTTCGTGCTCGGGATCAACGTCGGACACGACAGCCAGTACGGTCCGCAGGGCGCCTTCTTCGCCGAGCTGTTTCCGACCAACATGCGCTACAGCGGCGCCTCGGTCGGCTATGCGGTGGGCGCCGTACTCGGCGGCGGCATTACCCCGCTTGTCGCGGCCACGCTGCTGACCACGAGCGGAGGCGATCCATGGCTGGTCGCTGGCTACCTCGCCGTACTCTCGCTGCTGTCGGCGCTCGGCGCGTTCCTCGCACCAGAGACCCGGCCGTCGCGTGACGAGCGGTCGGCCGAACTCCAGGAGGTGTCTCGATGA